A stretch of the Paenibacillus dendritiformis genome encodes the following:
- a CDS encoding uridine kinase family protein, which yields MKPTVIGITGGSGSGKSTFCGLVADAFQGYQVNVIRTDDYYKQALPKMKSPLSNRELDDFNHPDAMDYDKFMKDVNGLLHAEDKADLIIIEGIFTLYFEEIRNLLDLKIFVDLDADERMYRRIARNMKQWNVTMEEVAAYYLQAAKHRELEYVLQTKKFAEIIINGNLLEGTAKDVVCSWINSRISHSRNADD from the coding sequence ATGAAACCAACGGTGATTGGAATCACAGGCGGATCGGGAAGCGGGAAATCGACTTTTTGCGGCTTAGTAGCCGATGCATTTCAAGGGTATCAAGTGAATGTGATCAGAACAGATGATTATTACAAACAGGCGTTGCCCAAAATGAAATCTCCCTTATCGAATCGCGAATTGGATGATTTTAACCATCCGGACGCCATGGACTATGACAAGTTTATGAAAGATGTTAACGGGTTATTGCATGCAGAGGATAAGGCCGACCTCATTATAATCGAAGGAATATTCACACTGTATTTTGAAGAAATAAGAAACTTGCTCGACTTAAAAATATTTGTTGATCTGGATGCGGATGAACGAATGTACCGTCGCATCGCAAGAAACATGAAGCAGTGGAACGTGACCATGGAGGAGGTGGCGGCATACTATTTGCAAGCAGCGAAACATAGGGAACTGGAGTATGTCCTCCAGACGAAGAAATTTGCCGAAATCATTATAAATGGAAACCTTTTGGAGGGAACAGCGAAAGACGTGGTCTGCAGTTGGATCAACAGCAGGATAAGCCATTCCCGCAATGCGGATGACTAG
- a CDS encoding ABC transporter substrate-binding protein, translated as MKKSRFMVLALAVLMCATVAAACGKDGGESGKSGEDGQAVTITFLNSKAEIQQEMNAAAAQFREANPGITVEVISTTEAQSPVERASALYAAGTPATLAMLDAGDIAKFKDKAADLSAEKWVRDLAQPNELDGRTIAFPFAVEGYGLIYNKAAVEKALGGSFDPGAVHTAGALEKLFRQLEASGTAPITIGSMDWSLGNHFLALAYAAQPDGDVEAFLDELKAGQAALADNAAFNGLLDTFDLMMKYNKGKDDPMAVTYEQSASAVAKGEAAMTFNGNWLIGELQKSNPDGEFGFLPVPVSNDAGDKANSAIAIGATKQIFIDKEKSTEEQQAAAKKFLDWLVYEEAGQDFLVNKARVVPAFQNIAMEPANSLGQAVKAYNNAGQALPFAGNFVPGDHWKVLGASMQKYLAGKADRAALAAEIEDYWKSGK; from the coding sequence ATGAAGAAATCACGGTTCATGGTCTTGGCGCTGGCAGTGCTGATGTGCGCCACGGTGGCCGCTGCTTGCGGGAAGGACGGCGGCGAAAGCGGGAAGTCCGGAGAGGACGGCCAGGCGGTCACGATCACCTTCTTGAACTCGAAGGCGGAGATTCAGCAGGAGATGAATGCCGCAGCCGCCCAATTCAGGGAGGCCAATCCGGGCATTACGGTCGAAGTCATCTCGACGACGGAAGCCCAGTCTCCGGTGGAGCGGGCATCCGCCCTGTACGCGGCAGGCACGCCTGCGACGCTGGCGATGCTTGACGCGGGCGATATTGCCAAGTTCAAGGACAAGGCGGCCGACCTGTCCGCCGAGAAATGGGTCCGCGATCTGGCGCAACCGAATGAACTGGACGGCCGGACGATCGCCTTTCCGTTCGCCGTGGAAGGGTATGGACTCATCTATAATAAGGCCGCCGTCGAGAAGGCGTTGGGCGGCTCCTTCGATCCGGGCGCGGTTCATACTGCCGGAGCTCTGGAGAAGCTGTTCCGTCAGCTCGAAGCTTCGGGGACGGCGCCTATTACGATCGGCAGCATGGACTGGTCGCTGGGGAACCATTTCCTCGCTCTCGCGTATGCGGCCCAGCCGGACGGCGACGTTGAGGCTTTTTTGGACGAATTGAAGGCAGGCCAGGCGGCGCTCGCCGACAATGCCGCGTTCAACGGCTTGCTGGACACCTTCGACTTGATGATGAAATATAACAAGGGCAAGGATGATCCGATGGCTGTCACTTATGAACAAAGCGCCTCGGCGGTGGCCAAGGGAGAGGCGGCGATGACCTTCAACGGCAACTGGCTTATCGGCGAGCTGCAGAAGTCCAATCCGGACGGCGAATTCGGCTTCCTCCCGGTTCCGGTCAGCAACGATGCCGGCGACAAGGCCAATTCGGCGATTGCGATCGGGGCGACGAAGCAGATTTTTATCGATAAGGAAAAGAGCACGGAGGAGCAGCAGGCGGCAGCGAAGAAATTCCTTGACTGGCTTGTCTACGAGGAAGCGGGACAAGATTTTCTGGTGAACAAGGCCCGCGTCGTTCCCGCCTTCCAAAATATCGCGATGGAGCCCGCCAACTCCCTGGGCCAAGCCGTCAAGGCTTACAACAATGCCGGCCAGGCGCTTCCGTTCGCCGGGAACTTCGTGCCGGGCGATCATTGGAAGGTGCTCGGCGCTTCGATGCAAAAGTATCTCGCGGGCAAAGCAGACCGGGCGGCGCTGGCGGCCGAGATCGAAGACTATTGGAAAAGCGGCAAGTGA
- a CDS encoding helix-turn-helix domain-containing protein, giving the protein MKVWVNSATLTIGESIHKYRREAEMTLAQLSELSGIHKGTISRIENGEVKRPGFETIRPLAASLGIPFEDIVERYIEIEKRADSLYTILLEAVPTGDSGLISKVAVKFLESPSEDTYCLVQRLYELADAIEDRKIRLLLYTLITNYSRDHGMMPFLAKGLLQTYFIARDDFSKLEATYQDGRHILHYTNFLSDEEKLAFHYKLGVHAYNLMRYEECVELCEYIIHNDPTRSEVKAKTLYLLGLAHEHLGDYEKWEYYLQEYGTYNHPGVEENRKVTTAIVKSRTDEIKSAISVLEELLPQVEDKNFIIILTRLFEIYLETNDQHAILELLKYEERLATIPVGTPITQLHKAYFYRLKQLAFITSDFDMAMESCRISAQEYAKISRFDQVFECLSIISKELLKNKGLVHDENIRKIDMLYDELRDYGKEE; this is encoded by the coding sequence GTGAAGGTGTGGGTGAACAGCGCGACCCTAACGATTGGGGAATCGATACACAAGTATAGGCGCGAGGCCGAGATGACATTAGCGCAGCTATCAGAGCTGAGCGGGATCCATAAGGGGACCATTTCCAGAATCGAGAATGGTGAGGTCAAGCGGCCTGGATTTGAGACGATACGCCCGCTTGCTGCATCGTTAGGAATACCCTTCGAGGACATCGTCGAGCGCTACATAGAGATTGAGAAGAGGGCAGATTCCCTGTATACCATTTTGCTGGAAGCCGTTCCGACTGGAGATAGCGGGCTGATTAGCAAGGTTGCTGTGAAGTTTTTGGAATCGCCAAGCGAAGATACTTATTGTCTGGTTCAAAGACTGTATGAGTTGGCCGATGCCATCGAAGACCGAAAAATACGATTATTATTGTATACCTTGATCACGAACTATTCGCGTGACCACGGAATGATGCCGTTTTTAGCCAAAGGATTGCTTCAAACTTACTTCATTGCCCGAGATGATTTCAGCAAGCTGGAAGCTACTTATCAGGATGGAAGGCATATTTTGCACTACACGAATTTCCTGTCCGACGAAGAAAAACTCGCTTTTCATTACAAGTTGGGTGTACATGCTTATAATCTCATGAGGTACGAGGAATGTGTGGAACTGTGCGAGTATATTATTCACAATGACCCGACGAGAAGTGAGGTTAAAGCAAAAACTCTCTATTTATTAGGGCTTGCGCATGAGCATTTAGGCGATTACGAAAAGTGGGAGTACTATTTACAGGAGTACGGAACTTATAATCATCCTGGAGTAGAAGAGAACCGAAAGGTGACAACTGCTATCGTAAAAAGCAGGACAGATGAGATAAAATCGGCAATTAGCGTGTTGGAAGAGTTACTGCCTCAAGTGGAAGATAAAAACTTCATCATTATCCTAACAAGACTTTTTGAAATTTATTTGGAAACCAACGACCAACATGCTATTCTAGAGCTGCTTAAATACGAGGAAAGATTAGCGACCATTCCGGTCGGTACACCCATTACCCAACTGCATAAGGCATATTTCTATCGTCTCAAACAACTTGCCTTTATTACAAGCGATTTTGATATGGCAATGGAAAGTTGCCGAATAAGCGCCCAAGAATACGCTAAAATATCACGGTTTGATCAGGTTTTCGAATGTCTCAGCATCATATCGAAAGAACTGTTAAAGAACAAAGGCCTAGTCCATGATGAAAATATACGAAAAATTGACATGCTCTATGATGAGTTAAGAGATTATGGCAAGGAGGAGTAG
- a CDS encoding carbohydrate ABC transporter permease produces the protein MLSERCFMKRLGHRLFFTGPALFCFFAVIIIPFMYGIYMTFFQWDGIAAEMPFVGLANYAEVLRDAKFWTSVWLTIKYVGATVLLINAVAFFLACAVTSGYRGQNFFRTAFFTPNLIGGLVLGFLWQFIFNHFLVNFGQKYDLLLFAKTWLGDEQRAFWALVIVTVWQYAGYMMVIFIAGLVSVPKDVLEAATIDGSGGWTRLTRVVLPLMVPSFIVTIFLSLQRGFMVYDVNYALTQGGPFGSTVLVSMHVYDQAFQRYDYGVGQAEAFVLFFFVAAVTILQVYIGKKMEVEA, from the coding sequence ATGCTTTCTGAACGGTGCTTCATGAAGAGACTGGGACACCGCCTCTTCTTTACAGGACCGGCGTTATTTTGTTTTTTTGCCGTCATTATCATCCCTTTTATGTATGGAATCTATATGACGTTTTTTCAATGGGACGGCATTGCTGCCGAGATGCCGTTCGTCGGCCTGGCCAACTATGCCGAAGTGCTGCGGGATGCGAAGTTCTGGACCTCGGTCTGGCTGACGATAAAATATGTCGGCGCGACGGTTTTGCTCATTAATGCCGTGGCCTTCTTTCTCGCCTGCGCGGTTACCTCCGGATATCGGGGACAGAACTTTTTCCGGACCGCCTTCTTTACCCCGAATCTGATCGGCGGTCTGGTGCTCGGCTTTTTATGGCAGTTTATTTTCAACCATTTTCTAGTGAACTTCGGGCAAAAATACGATCTGCTTCTGTTCGCCAAAACATGGCTGGGCGACGAGCAGCGGGCGTTCTGGGCGCTCGTCATCGTAACGGTATGGCAGTATGCCGGTTATATGATGGTCATCTTCATTGCCGGTCTGGTCAGCGTGCCGAAGGATGTGCTGGAGGCGGCTACGATCGACGGCTCCGGGGGCTGGACCCGGCTGACGCGCGTCGTGCTTCCGTTAATGGTGCCCTCCTTCATCGTGACGATATTCCTGTCGCTTCAGCGCGGGTTCATGGTCTATGACGTCAACTATGCGCTGACTCAGGGCGGGCCGTTCGGCAGCACGGTGCTCGTCTCGATGCATGTGTATGACCAGGCGTTCCAGCGTTACGACTACGGGGTTGGCCAGGCGGAGGCGTTCGTGCTGTTCTTTTTCGTCGCGGCGGTAACCATCCTTCAAGTCTACATCGGGAAGAAAATGGAGGTGGAAGCCTGA
- a CDS encoding aspartyl-phosphate phosphatase Spo0E family protein, giving the protein MKKNFTDDEVVSVSQELDSYLVEFQRKMNHEQADRQRIRRIESIPD; this is encoded by the coding sequence GTGAAGAAAAATTTCACGGACGATGAGGTGGTGAGCGTCAGCCAGGAGTTGGATTCTTATCTCGTCGAATTTCAGAGGAAAATGAACCACGAACAAGCGGACAGGCAACGAATCAGAAGGATAGAGTCGATTCCAGATTAG
- a CDS encoding plasmid pRiA4b ORF-3 family protein: MLYTCQIELNDITPKIWRQFQFHADVTFDQLHNIIQTVMGWENYHLYEFRVGSTRISLPDPNFPDGGRQLNARKETVDQHVNREKTAFSYLYDFGDGWEHTITVMNIQTEVSAGFIPLCLEGERSCPPEDAGGVPGYCHMAEALSDPGHDQHAMFKDWLTEGYDPEHFSCDEVNAELREQGSKLVPQSRRKQPESTKPVKLTKAGLNKRLKQMSREELMELVKDGYSASKDMQRFLAARLIGIEAVESLFHEYRDKIKQEFFPERGYAKLRLQQAKNAIAEFKKLTGSVKHTLELKLVYVELSVLFSNTYGDIDARFYEQLMSMYEDVIDILNEHETAELFHEYKERIEAAAWKAAGFGWGVHEVMMDLYDDIRWK, translated from the coding sequence ATGCTGTACACATGCCAGATTGAACTAAATGATATCACCCCGAAAATATGGCGTCAGTTTCAGTTTCATGCAGACGTCACGTTTGACCAGCTGCACAATATCATTCAGACCGTCATGGGCTGGGAAAATTATCATCTGTATGAGTTCCGGGTCGGTTCAACAAGAATCAGCCTGCCGGACCCGAATTTTCCGGATGGAGGAAGGCAGCTCAATGCGCGAAAAGAGACGGTCGACCAGCATGTGAATCGGGAGAAGACGGCTTTTTCCTATTTGTATGATTTCGGCGACGGATGGGAACATACGATTACGGTGATGAACATACAGACAGAGGTGTCGGCCGGCTTCATTCCGCTCTGTCTGGAAGGAGAGCGCAGCTGTCCGCCGGAAGATGCGGGCGGTGTGCCGGGTTATTGTCATATGGCGGAGGCATTGTCAGACCCCGGACATGATCAGCATGCCATGTTCAAGGACTGGTTGACGGAAGGATACGATCCTGAGCATTTTTCCTGTGATGAGGTGAATGCGGAATTGCGGGAGCAGGGCAGCAAGCTGGTTCCCCAATCACGCCGGAAGCAGCCGGAAAGCACGAAGCCGGTGAAGCTAACGAAGGCCGGATTGAACAAGCGCTTGAAGCAGATGAGCCGGGAAGAGCTGATGGAGCTGGTAAAGGACGGCTATAGCGCGAGCAAAGATATGCAGCGTTTTCTCGCCGCCCGGTTGATCGGAATAGAGGCGGTGGAGTCGCTTTTTCACGAATATCGGGATAAGATCAAGCAGGAATTTTTCCCTGAGCGCGGTTACGCGAAGCTGCGGCTTCAACAAGCTAAAAACGCGATCGCCGAGTTCAAGAAATTGACCGGCAGCGTCAAACATACGCTGGAGTTGAAGCTCGTCTATGTGGAGCTATCCGTCTTGTTCTCGAATACGTATGGTGATATCGATGCGCGTTTCTATGAACAGCTGATGTCGATGTATGAAGATGTCATCGATATCTTGAATGAACATGAGACCGCCGAGCTGTTCCATGAATATAAGGAACGGATAGAGGCCGCGGCATGGAAAGCAGCGGGCTTCGGCTGGGGCGTTCATGAAGTGATGATGGATCTGTATGACGACATAAGATGGAAATAA
- a CDS encoding inositol monophosphatase family protein: MTSIDIRYCEALITSAGEGLYEASARKERAASAEGLFEQFREENDTATKAIKTGLAEKYPHIRWSESEFDISSQSAAEFQGEYWVCDAIDGAVQFLQGIPSYAINLCLIRDGKPALSFVYDPSHRDMFHAIAGEGAFWNGNRIHVARKKKLEDAIISTTPPSFPAKDRELANLTIAGLTHLLPRAFAVRMLGSASLQLANVACGRIDGYYEFGHEYYNWIAGSLLVQEAGGVVTAPRGDEFTWGTSGIIAANRDIRQQMQEGMQAIPYVTHS, encoded by the coding sequence ATGACATCGATTGATATCCGTTATTGCGAAGCATTGATAACATCTGCAGGGGAAGGGTTGTATGAAGCTTCGGCCCGGAAGGAACGGGCAGCGTCCGCCGAGGGTTTATTTGAACAATTCAGAGAGGAGAACGACACGGCCACGAAGGCCATCAAGACCGGGCTGGCCGAGAAGTATCCGCATATCCGCTGGTCCGAATCCGAATTTGACATTTCAAGCCAGAGCGCCGCGGAGTTCCAGGGAGAATATTGGGTCTGCGATGCCATCGATGGGGCCGTGCAATTTTTGCAGGGGATTCCGTCTTACGCCATAAACCTATGCTTAATTCGCGACGGGAAGCCGGCGTTATCGTTCGTTTACGACCCGAGCCACCGCGACATGTTTCATGCGATTGCCGGGGAAGGCGCTTTTTGGAACGGGAATCGAATTCATGTCGCCCGGAAGAAGAAACTGGAGGATGCCATTATATCCACGACGCCCCCGTCTTTTCCCGCAAAAGACAGAGAACTTGCCAATCTGACTATCGCAGGGTTGACCCATCTGCTGCCCCGAGCATTCGCGGTCCGCATGCTTGGCTCGGCATCGCTTCAACTTGCCAATGTGGCATGCGGCAGAATCGACGGATACTATGAATTCGGGCATGAATATTACAATTGGATTGCGGGTTCCTTGCTGGTTCAAGAAGCCGGGGGAGTCGTGACCGCCCCTCGGGGAGACGAGTTCACCTGGGGCACATCCGGCATTATCGCCGCCAACCGCGATATTCGGCAACAAATGCAAGAAGGCATGCAGGCAATTCCGTACGTCACCCATTCATAA
- a CDS encoding alpha/beta fold hydrolase, with translation MKTAVEESKPTKKRRGKTLLLTVLALALLIGSGFVYERIASEQARRNDPPPGRLVDAGGYRLHIHKFGAGSPTIVLEAGSGETSLSWRDIPEQLAAYATVVSYDRGGYAWSEPASTERTGASIVRELHAALEQEGLSGPYLMVGHSLGGMYARLFAQTYRDEVAGLVLIDARPENDERETRLILERENFQGNPPAYVLKLLKTSGVLRLFQDVLLEGLVAKEDRERFLNVIAQPHFFEAKEEEAQLAAATEDAIRGQQLGSLPVRIIARGIPQNYAQAGISPESGQKLEEIWQAGQREMLNISTDSELIVAKKSGHMVIHDEPELVIEVIRGLLEQVGT, from the coding sequence GTGAAGACCGCAGTCGAGGAAAGCAAGCCAACAAAGAAAAGAAGGGGGAAAACGCTTCTGCTGACCGTACTGGCGCTGGCGCTCCTCATCGGATCCGGCTTCGTCTATGAGCGGATCGCATCGGAGCAGGCGAGGCGGAATGATCCGCCGCCGGGACGGCTGGTTGATGCGGGAGGATACCGCCTCCATATCCACAAATTCGGCGCCGGATCGCCGACGATCGTGCTGGAAGCCGGGAGCGGAGAGACAAGCTTATCCTGGAGAGATATCCCGGAGCAGCTGGCTGCATACGCCACCGTCGTCAGCTATGACCGGGGCGGCTATGCGTGGAGCGAGCCGGCGAGCACGGAGCGCACCGGCGCCAGTATCGTGCGGGAGCTGCATGCTGCCCTCGAACAAGAAGGGCTCAGCGGTCCTTACCTTATGGTCGGCCATTCCTTGGGGGGAATGTACGCCCGGCTGTTCGCCCAGACGTACCGTGACGAAGTAGCCGGCCTCGTGCTGATCGACGCCCGGCCGGAGAATGATGAGCGCGAGACCCGGCTGATTCTGGAGCGGGAGAACTTCCAGGGCAATCCCCCTGCGTATGTATTGAAGCTGCTCAAAACGTCGGGAGTCCTGCGCCTGTTCCAGGATGTCTTGCTCGAAGGGCTGGTGGCGAAGGAAGATAGAGAACGGTTCCTGAATGTGATTGCGCAGCCCCATTTTTTCGAAGCCAAAGAAGAGGAAGCGCAACTGGCGGCCGCGACCGAGGACGCGATACGAGGACAGCAGTTAGGATCCCTCCCGGTCAGAATCATTGCCCGGGGGATTCCGCAGAACTATGCCCAAGCGGGCATTTCCCCGGAGAGCGGCCAGAAGCTGGAGGAGATATGGCAGGCCGGGCAGCGGGAGATGCTGAACATCTCGACCGACAGCGAGCTGATCGTCGCGAAGAAGAGCGGACATATGGTCATTCATGACGAACCCGAGCTGGTGATCGAGGTGATTCGGGGGCTGTTGGAACAAGTCGGGACGTGA
- a CDS encoding carbohydrate ABC transporter permease, with translation MRTRYILKRGVIYVILICSLTGFLFPFYLLVVNAFKRNADIIEAPAALPSSIQFSHFVTVIREMDYVHSFVNSLLITGASLVFILLFSAMAAHYFVRNNTRGNQLIFFMMVASMIIPFQAIMIPLVSLYGNHLGWISNAPRLTLIFMYIGFGSSLAVFIFHGFIKSVPRELEEAAYIDGCNRWQSFFKVVAPILKPTSVTIGILNVLWIWNDFLLPVLILQNAGKDKLTLPLAIQVFKGSYTSDFEKFLPAVLLVILPILIVYIFAQRYIIQGVTQGAVK, from the coding sequence ATGCGAACCCGTTACATTCTGAAGCGGGGCGTCATCTACGTGATCCTGATCTGTTCGTTGACCGGATTTCTGTTCCCGTTCTATCTGCTGGTCGTGAACGCGTTCAAGCGCAACGCGGACATTATCGAGGCTCCGGCCGCGCTGCCGTCCTCGATACAGTTCTCCCATTTCGTGACCGTCATCCGCGAGATGGACTATGTTCACAGCTTCGTCAATTCGCTGCTCATTACGGGGGCCAGCCTCGTATTCATTTTGCTGTTCTCCGCGATGGCGGCTCATTACTTCGTGCGGAACAACACCAGGGGGAATCAACTGATCTTCTTCATGATGGTTGCCTCGATGATCATCCCGTTCCAGGCGATTATGATTCCGTTAGTATCGTTGTACGGGAATCATCTTGGCTGGATCTCGAACGCGCCGCGGCTCACGCTTATTTTCATGTACATCGGCTTCGGCAGCTCGCTCGCGGTATTTATTTTTCACGGGTTCATCAAAAGCGTTCCGCGCGAGCTCGAAGAAGCGGCATATATCGACGGCTGCAACCGCTGGCAATCGTTCTTCAAGGTTGTGGCTCCGATCTTGAAGCCGACTTCCGTGACGATTGGCATTTTGAACGTATTGTGGATCTGGAACGATTTCCTGCTGCCGGTGCTCATCCTGCAGAATGCAGGCAAGGACAAGCTGACCTTGCCGCTGGCGATCCAAGTCTTCAAGGGAAGCTATACTTCCGATTTCGAGAAGTTCCTGCCCGCGGTTCTGCTCGTTATTCTCCCGATTCTGATTGTCTATATTTTCGCGCAGCGCTACATTATTCAAGGGGTGACGCAGGGCGCGGTGAAGTAA
- a CDS encoding TetR/AcrR family transcriptional regulator, translated as MPKIVDHEKQRYIVAEAALRVIRRSGLEQASVRKIAEEAGLSVGSMRHYFSTQAELFAFCMNLFIDRVEKRIKAMDREGPVLMDLKRLLLQFLPVDEERMMEMEVWLSFQAKALIYPELQALSDRMHDGMHMAASFVVNTLLEHKLAKPGLDAGMEAEKLYALVDGLAMHRMMRPERLPAERLEAIIDQHLQALCST; from the coding sequence ATGCCAAAAATCGTGGATCATGAAAAACAGAGATATATTGTTGCCGAGGCGGCCCTGAGAGTTATCCGCCGTTCCGGCTTGGAGCAGGCCTCCGTCCGCAAGATCGCCGAGGAAGCCGGCCTGTCCGTCGGCTCGATGCGCCACTATTTTTCAACTCAAGCGGAGCTGTTTGCTTTCTGCATGAACCTTTTTATCGATCGGGTCGAGAAGCGGATTAAAGCGATGGATCGCGAGGGGCCGGTGCTGATGGATTTGAAGCGCCTGCTTCTTCAGTTTTTGCCCGTGGACGAAGAGAGAATGATGGAAATGGAGGTGTGGCTTTCCTTTCAAGCCAAGGCGTTGATTTATCCTGAGCTTCAGGCATTGAGCGACAGGATGCATGACGGCATGCACATGGCAGCCTCATTCGTTGTCAACACGCTGCTGGAGCACAAGCTGGCCAAGCCCGGCCTGGACGCCGGCATGGAGGCGGAGAAGCTGTACGCCCTCGTCGACGGCCTGGCCATGCACCGCATGATGCGTCCCGAGCGGCTTCCGGCGGAACGGCTCGAGGCCATTATAGACCAGCATTTGCAGGCGCTGTGCTCCACTTGA
- a CDS encoding SDR family oxidoreductase: MKPLNGKVALVAGATRGAGRGIAIELGAAGATVYVTGRTTRTQRSEYNRPETIEETAELASKAGGRGIAVQVDHLDPDQVRALIARIEDEQGRLDILVNDVWGGEYLTQWNVPVWEHSLERGLRMLRLAVDTHIITSHFALPLLIRNKNGLVIEITDGTAEYNDQNYRLSLFYDLAKTSVIRMAQSLAHELSPYQCAAVAVTPGWMRSEIMLDHYGVKEENWRDATVKEPHFIISESPRFVGRAVAALAGDPEVARWNGLSVSSGELAQVYGFSDLDGSQPDCWRYLVEVHNAGKPANASGYR, encoded by the coding sequence ATGAAACCTCTCAATGGAAAAGTGGCTTTGGTGGCGGGGGCAACCCGCGGCGCTGGTCGAGGAATAGCTATCGAGTTAGGAGCGGCTGGGGCTACAGTTTACGTGACAGGACGAACGACACGAACACAACGATCGGAGTACAATCGACCTGAAACGATCGAAGAAACCGCTGAGCTGGCAAGTAAGGCGGGGGGCCGAGGAATTGCGGTTCAAGTGGATCATCTGGATCCTGATCAGGTTCGGGCACTAATCGCTCGCATTGAGGATGAACAGGGGAGACTGGACATCTTGGTCAACGATGTGTGGGGTGGGGAATATTTGACGCAGTGGAATGTGCCCGTGTGGGAGCATTCCCTGGAACGGGGGCTTCGCATGCTTCGGCTTGCGGTTGACACGCATATTATTACAAGCCACTTTGCGCTCCCCCTGTTAATCCGTAATAAGAATGGACTGGTCATTGAGATAACGGACGGCACGGCGGAGTACAACGATCAAAACTACCGTTTATCCCTGTTCTACGATTTGGCCAAAACGTCGGTCATACGTATGGCTCAGTCTTTAGCCCATGAGCTTTCACCTTATCAATGCGCCGCAGTAGCCGTCACTCCGGGTTGGATGCGTTCTGAAATCATGCTTGATCACTATGGTGTAAAAGAAGAAAACTGGCGTGACGCCACAGTGAAGGAACCTCATTTCATTATCTCGGAATCGCCCCGTTTTGTAGGGCGTGCCGTTGCCGCGCTAGCTGGAGATCCGGAAGTGGCCCGATGGAACGGTCTCTCTGTGTCAAGCGGCGAGCTCGCACAAGTGTATGGTTTTTCTGATCTAGACGGCTCACAACCAGATTGCTGGAGGTATCTCGTAGAAGTGCACAATGCGGGCAAACCGGCGAATGCTTCCGGTTACCGTTAG
- a CDS encoding LacI family DNA-binding transcriptional regulator translates to MPTIKDVAEKAGVTVTTVSRVLNNRGYISQETRDKVYRVMDELQYRPNEIARSLSRKRSMMLGLIIPTIAHPFFAEMTNYIETYAFSLGYKILLCNSRLDRVKEKEYINMLKSHRVDGMIMGSHTLDVQEYEKLRQPVITFDRQIADIPYISSDNYQGGVLAAQLLIDRGCRRIAHISGNLGLDMLGNRRLEGFLDTLRKHALEPIVIELGTDVFESSGYESMIRRLLEREPEIDGLFASSDIIAVHVMKVCSSLGIKVPERMKLIGYDDISLASLVEPELTTIRQPLEAMSRLAVDLINKLIQGEKVPLENIVPVTLVERKTC, encoded by the coding sequence ATGCCGACGATTAAAGATGTGGCGGAGAAGGCTGGCGTGACCGTCACGACCGTGTCCCGCGTATTGAATAACCGCGGTTATATTAGCCAAGAGACGAGAGACAAGGTATATCGCGTGATGGACGAATTGCAATACCGGCCGAATGAGATCGCCCGATCGCTGTCAAGGAAGCGATCGATGATGCTGGGCCTCATTATTCCGACGATCGCACACCCCTTTTTCGCCGAGATGACGAATTATATCGAGACCTACGCCTTTTCGCTGGGCTATAAGATTTTGCTGTGCAATTCCCGCCTTGATCGGGTGAAGGAGAAGGAATACATCAATATGCTGAAAAGCCATCGGGTGGACGGCATGATTATGGGGAGCCATACGCTCGACGTGCAGGAGTACGAGAAGCTGCGGCAGCCGGTTATCACCTTCGACCGTCAGATCGCGGATATTCCGTACATATCGTCCGACAACTATCAAGGCGGCGTGTTGGCCGCGCAATTGCTGATCGACAGGGGCTGCCGGCGAATCGCCCATATTTCGGGCAATTTGGGCCTGGATATGCTGGGCAACCGGCGCTTGGAAGGATTTCTTGACACGCTGCGGAAGCATGCGCTTGAACCGATTGTCATTGAGCTTGGCACCGATGTGTTCGAGAGCTCGGGCTACGAGAGCATGATTCGGCGCTTGTTGGAGAGGGAGCCGGAAATAGACGGGCTGTTCGCCAGCAGCGATATTATTGCCGTTCATGTGATGAAGGTGTGCTCTTCGCTCGGGATCAAGGTGCCGGAGCGGATGAAGCTGATCGGCTACGACGATATTTCGCTTGCTTCGCTGGTGGAACCGGAATTGACGACCATTCGGCAGCCGCTGGAGGCCATGAGCAGATTGGCGGTCGATCTGATCAACAAGCTGATTCAGGGAGAGAAGGTGCCGCTGGAAAATATCGTTCCGGTAACGCTGGTGGAGCGAAAGACTTGCTGA